The Mycobacteriales bacterium region GCTGAGCTGGTCGCCACGGTTGCGCCGGCGCTCGGCCAGCCGCGGCATCAGGTCGTAGACGCGCTCGACCGACCAGCTCCGCGCACCCCCGCGGGGAGCGGCGATCCTCAGGTTGTTCTCCACCGTGAGCGGCGCGAACACCCGGCGTCCCTGCGGCACGATCGCGACACCGGCGCGCGCGACGGTGTGCGTGGGCGCGCCCGCGAGCTCCTCGCCGTCGAGGGTGATCGAGCCGCTCGTGGGCCGGACCCAGCCGACCAGCGTGGACATCAGCGTCGTCTTGCCGACGCCGTTGCGTCCGAGCAGCCCGACGACCTCGCCCGCACCGACCGTGAGATCCACTCCGTCGAGCACGGTGCTGCCGGCGTAACCCGACCGCAGGTCGCGCACGACCAGCTGGCCGCTCACGCGCCGACCGCCGGAAGGAAGAGCTCCTCGGTCGACGCGGTGCCGAGATAGGCCTGCTGCACCCGCTCGTCGGCCCGGATCGTCTCGGGGTCGCCGTCGGCGAGCAGCCGCCCAAGGTGCAGCACGGAGATGCGGCCGGCCAGTCGGAACACGACGTCGAGGTCGTGCTCGATGAGCAGGACGGTCACGTCGGCCGGCAG contains the following coding sequences:
- a CDS encoding ABC transporter ATP-binding protein — its product is MSGQLVVRDLRSGYAGSTVLDGVDLTVGAGEVVGLLGRNGVGKTTLMSTLVGWVRPTSGSITLDGEELAGAPTHTVARAGVAIVPQGRRVFAPLTVENNLRIAAPRGGARSWSVERVYDLMPRLAERRRNRGDQLSGGEQQMLAIARALLLEPRLLLLDEPSDGLAPAVVEQVVEVVSTLRAEGLSVLLVEQDLHAAFALSDRILVMQKGRIVHDSTTLDFRSDAERGRRLLGVG